A part of Dermacentor variabilis isolate Ectoservices chromosome 10, ASM5094787v1, whole genome shotgun sequence genomic DNA contains:
- the LOC142559403 gene encoding uncharacterized protein LOC142559403, translating into MRLISLTFCVGKVMEHACFKRVTTLLEKQDAFGIHIIGFRKGLSTQDAMLQIQEQVVNAPSMHERALLGLDLKSAFDTVKHKAILDKISRLDLGARFHRYVSSFLNGREATVKIYGAPQRTVRMGDDVTVWTMENTSVGEMQDRLQRAVLEVERHLEDMGLVCSPDKLEILLHRPRKKGPLPQAVLDARRLGVRVKTREGTRIPTVSKLRTALINPPSF; encoded by the exons ATGAGGCTGATCTCCCTCACGTTCTGCGTCGGGAAAGTGATGGAGCATGCCTGCTTTAAAAGGGTGACGACGCTGCTTGAGAAGCAGGACGCCTTCGGCATCCACATCATCGGCTTCCGGAAGGGACTTtcaacgcaggatgccatgcTGCAGATCCAGGAACAGGTCGTGAACGCTCCGAGCATGCACGAGCGCGCCCTCCTCGGGCTAGACctcaagagcgccttcgacactgtGAAGCACAAGGCTATACTGGACAAGATCAGCCGACTCGATCTCGGGGCGAGGTTCCACcgatatgtcagcagcttcctGAATGGGCGCGAGGCGACAGTCAAGATCTACGGGGCCCCACAACGAACAGTCCGAATGGGTG atgacgtgacgGTGTGGACCATGGAGAACACAAGCGTCGGCGAAATGCAAGACCGGCTGCAGCGGGCCGTCCTGGAGGTCGAGCGGCACCTCGAAGACATGGGACTCGTCTGCTCACCCGACAAATTGGAGATCCTGCTCCACAGGCCGCGCAAGAAAGGACCACTTCCGCAGGCCGTGCTAGACGCCCGTCGTTTGGGCGTCCGCGTCAAGACGAGGGAGGGGACCCGAATACCgacggtgtccaagtt